The Desulfurobacteriaceae bacterium genome has a window encoding:
- the waaF gene encoding lipopolysaccharide heptosyltransferase II: protein MRILIFQTAFLGDLILTSPLIKSVKKTFKNATLSIVVREGFESVFEGFEYVSEIIPYNKKGVFWFADLLKEKKFDFVFSPHRSHRTSFILFLAKIKRRIGFSNSGFSFLYTDKVKYRQGEGIHEIDRNLDLLLTLKREYDVVVDKEPELPIDKNESEKALRKFNLEKPYIVLSPGSIWKTKMWLPEYFGEVAKFFEREGVKTVLVGSKKDEEVCKKVFQISRNSLNLCGKTTLREFFSIIKEAQLLISNDSAPIHVASCFNTRTIAIFGPTVPKFGFYPYRNGTVLEVEDLPCRPCGIHGGRRCKEGHFKCMVELKPKKVIEKTIEFLNF from the coding sequence ATGAGAATTCTCATTTTTCAGACAGCTTTTTTAGGAGATCTAATACTTACTTCCCCTTTAATAAAATCTGTAAAAAAGACGTTTAAGAATGCTACTTTATCCATTGTTGTAAGGGAAGGATTTGAATCTGTGTTTGAAGGGTTTGAGTATGTCTCCGAAATAATTCCCTATAATAAAAAAGGTGTCTTTTGGTTTGCGGATCTTCTAAAAGAGAAAAAATTTGATTTCGTTTTTTCTCCTCATCGTTCCCATAGAACTTCCTTTATTCTTTTTTTAGCCAAGATAAAAAGACGTATCGGTTTTAGTAATTCAGGTTTTAGCTTTCTATATACCGATAAAGTTAAGTATCGTCAAGGAGAAGGAATTCATGAGATTGATAGGAATTTAGACCTTCTTCTTACTCTAAAAAGAGAATATGATGTTGTAGTAGATAAAGAACCTGAACTTCCAATAGATAAGAATGAGTCGGAAAAAGCTTTAAGGAAATTTAATTTGGAAAAGCCCTACATTGTTCTTTCTCCGGGTTCTATCTGGAAAACAAAGATGTGGTTGCCAGAATACTTTGGTGAAGTCGCCAAATTTTTTGAAAGGGAAGGAGTCAAAACAGTTCTTGTAGGTTCAAAAAAGGACGAAGAAGTGTGCAAGAAAGTTTTTCAAATATCAAGAAATAGTCTAAATCTTTGTGGAAAAACGACTTTAAGGGAATTCTTTTCTATTATAAAGGAGGCACAGCTTTTGATATCAAACGATTCAGCCCCCATTCATGTTGCTTCTTGTTTTAACACAAGGACGATTGCTATCTTTGGGCCAACGGTTCCAAAGTTTGGTTTTTATCCTTACAGGAATGGAACTGTCCTTGAGGTGGAAGATTTACCTTGTCGTCCGTGTGGTATCCACGGTGGAAGGAGGTGTAAAGAGGGACACTTTAAGTGTATGGTGGAGTTAAAGCCTAAGAAAGTTATAGAGAAAACAATAGAATTTTTAAATTTTTAA
- the ssb gene encoding single-stranded DNA-binding protein has protein sequence MASLNKVFLIGRLVADPELSHTQNGTPFTRFRIAVNRPYRDRSGNWQEDTVFIDIVVWGEAADRAVSRFNKGTRVLVEGRLQQRSWETESGEKRSKIEVRAERVVALDPRRELDENIEEIDDIEF, from the coding sequence ATGGCTAGTTTAAATAAAGTTTTCCTTATCGGAAGACTTGTTGCTGACCCAGAACTCTCCCATACCCAAAATGGAACACCGTTTACAAGGTTTAGGATTGCTGTTAACAGACCTTACAGGGATAGATCTGGAAACTGGCAAGAAGATACAGTATTTATTGATATAGTGGTATGGGGAGAAGCCGCCGATAGGGCAGTGAGTAGGTTTAATAAAGGAACAAGAGTTCTCGTTGAAGGAAGACTTCAACAAAGAAGCTGGGAAACGGAAAGTGGAGAGAAGCGTTCAAAAATAGAGGTAAGGGCTGAGAGAGTAGTAGCGCTTGATCCAAGAAGGGAACTTGACGAAAACATTGAAGAAATTGATGATATTGAATTCTAA
- a CDS encoding S-adenosylmethionine decarboxylase, translated as MEFVGRHVMMDAIVKDIGRINAIQPIYDYMEELSRQLDMTLVYPPIVARFPFAQSELEQFVKKLSEENVKSKTLEFMEETLKRRATEDSGVSGVSIWLESHCTIHTWPEDKFFSLDAYSCKDFDPMVAFELTIKWFNVEYASFVDVERYVGGPCVIKAYEYKNGELIPLTPSISK; from the coding sequence ATGGAATTTGTGGGTAGACACGTAATGATGGATGCCATTGTTAAGGATATTGGAAGAATCAATGCTATTCAGCCTATCTATGACTACATGGAAGAACTTTCAAGACAGCTTGATATGACTCTTGTATATCCTCCTATTGTTGCAAGATTTCCTTTTGCTCAGTCTGAGCTTGAACAGTTTGTTAAGAAGCTTTCTGAGGAGAACGTAAAGAGCAAGACTTTGGAATTTATGGAAGAAACCCTAAAAAGAAGAGCTACAGAAGATAGCGGAGTTTCTGGAGTTTCTATATGGCTTGAAAGCCATTGTACCATTCATACTTGGCCTGAAGACAAGTTCTTCAGCTTAGATGCTTACAGCTGTAAAGACTTTGACCCAATGGTAGCTTTTGAGTTAACTATTAAATGGTTTAACGTCGAATACGCTTCTTTCGTCGATGTGGAAAGGTACGTTGGAGGACCTTGTGTAATTAAAGCTTATGAATACAAAAATGGAGAGCTTATCCCTCTAACTCCTTCTATTTCCAAATAG
- the rpsR gene encoding 30S ribosomal protein S18 has translation MSNALPQRRFVRRRKYCKFCAEKIEKIDYKNIELLKPFISERGRIMPKRITGVCSKHQRQLARAVKRARHLALLPFVKID, from the coding sequence ATGAGCAACGCTTTGCCACAAAGAAGATTTGTAAGAAGAAGAAAGTACTGCAAGTTCTGTGCTGAAAAGATAGAGAAAATTGATTATAAGAATATTGAGCTTCTAAAGCCTTTTATTTCTGAAAGAGGAAGAATTATGCCTAAGAGAATTACAGGTGTTTGTTCTAAGCACCAAAGACAGCTTGCAAGAGCTGTAAAAAGAGCTAGACATCTTGCTTTACTACCGTTTGTGAAGATAGACTAA
- a CDS encoding methionine adenosyltransferase, producing the protein MNIRVTPLDTQPVYEAEIEIVERKGIGHPDTICDALAEKLSAELCKFYYEKFGFVLHHNVDKNLLVGGKAIPKFGGGEVVEPIEIFLSGRAIKEYKGIEIPVDEIAVESAKEWLRENIHAIDVEKHVRICTYIRPGSVDLVDIYMRKLKEGVPLANDTSFGVGYAPFDDVEKIVYAIEEKLNSKEMKKTNPEIGEDIKVMGVRIEDKIKITIACAFVDRFVKDINDYVEKRENVRKIALEVAKGLTDREVEIHVNTGDDVENQNVYITVTGTSSEAGDDGEVGRGNRVNGLITPYRPMSLEAAAGKNPITHVGKLYNITANEIAKFVVENIEEVEEAYCYMVSQIGKPINEPLAVDVKVRSQGNPKDFQEKIEEIVKDCLADMKNIWKKLVEGEVLVY; encoded by the coding sequence ATGAACATAAGAGTTACTCCTCTTGATACTCAGCCGGTTTATGAAGCTGAAATTGAAATTGTAGAAAGAAAAGGTATTGGTCATCCTGACACAATCTGTGATGCTTTAGCTGAGAAGCTTTCTGCAGAGCTATGCAAATTTTACTATGAAAAGTTTGGATTTGTTCTCCATCACAACGTTGATAAAAACCTCCTTGTTGGTGGAAAAGCTATTCCAAAGTTTGGTGGTGGAGAAGTAGTAGAACCAATAGAAATATTCTTGTCCGGTAGAGCTATTAAAGAGTATAAAGGGATAGAAATTCCAGTAGATGAAATTGCAGTTGAAAGTGCCAAAGAATGGTTGAGAGAGAACATTCACGCTATTGATGTTGAGAAGCATGTAAGGATTTGTACTTATATAAGACCGGGTTCTGTTGATCTTGTTGACATATATATGAGAAAACTAAAAGAAGGAGTTCCTCTTGCCAATGATACCTCCTTTGGAGTTGGATATGCTCCATTTGATGATGTAGAGAAAATAGTCTACGCTATTGAGGAGAAACTTAACAGTAAGGAAATGAAGAAAACTAATCCGGAAATCGGGGAAGATATAAAGGTAATGGGCGTCAGGATTGAAGATAAGATAAAAATAACGATAGCTTGTGCTTTTGTTGATAGGTTTGTAAAGGATATTAATGATTATGTAGAGAAGAGGGAGAACGTTAGAAAGATTGCCCTCGAAGTTGCTAAAGGTTTAACAGATAGAGAAGTGGAAATTCATGTTAACACTGGTGATGATGTTGAGAATCAAAATGTCTATATAACAGTTACTGGGACATCGTCTGAAGCTGGAGATGATGGAGAAGTAGGTAGAGGTAATAGGGTAAATGGCCTAATTACTCCTTATAGACCCATGAGCTTGGAAGCAGCTGCAGGAAAGAATCCAATTACCCACGTTGGAAAGCTCTATAACATTACTGCCAACGAGATAGCAAAGTTCGTGGTTGAAAACATAGAAGAAGTAGAAGAAGCTTACTGTTATATGGTAAGCCAGATTGGAAAGCCTATTAATGAACCTTTGGCAGTTGATGTTAAAGTTAGAAGCCAAGGGAATCCAAAAGATTTTCAAGAAAAGATTGAGGAGATTGTGAAAGACTGTCTTGCTGATATGAAGAACATCTGGAAAAAGCTTGTAGAGGGAGAAGTTCTTGTCTATTAA
- the pth gene encoding aminoacyl-tRNA hydrolase, which translates to MIKLIVGLGNPGKKYENTRHNVGWMALDRLALRLGVSFSKEKFKGKLSEISLDDGRKVFLLKPLTFMNLSGESVGELARFYKLQPQEVLVVYDDLDLPLGKLRLRLKGSSGGHKGVLSIEKHLGSREFPRLRIGIGRPLTKEEVVDYVLSPFGKDELPILEESLERAVDCLEEILKAKEITNKIMSKCN; encoded by the coding sequence ATGATAAAGCTGATTGTAGGGCTTGGTAATCCTGGTAAGAAGTACGAAAATACGAGACATAACGTCGGCTGGATGGCGCTTGATAGATTAGCATTAAGGTTAGGGGTTTCCTTTTCAAAAGAAAAGTTTAAGGGAAAGTTATCGGAAATTTCCCTTGATGATGGAAGAAAGGTTTTTCTATTAAAACCTCTAACCTTTATGAACCTAAGTGGAGAAAGCGTTGGAGAGCTTGCAAGGTTTTACAAGCTACAGCCACAGGAAGTTCTTGTGGTCTATGATGATCTTGACTTACCTTTAGGCAAGCTTCGTTTAAGGCTTAAAGGAAGTAGCGGTGGACACAAAGGTGTTTTGTCTATAGAGAAACACTTGGGAAGTAGAGAATTTCCAAGGTTAAGGATTGGTATAGGAAGACCTCTTACAAAAGAAGAAGTGGTTGATTACGTTCTTTCTCCTTTTGGGAAAGATGAACTTCCTATCTTGGAAGAGTCTTTAGAGAGAGCGGTAGACTGTTTAGAAGAGATTTTGAAAGCTAAGGAAATTACCAACAAAATCATGAGTAAATGCAACTAA
- a CDS encoding U32 family peptidase, protein MKPEVLAPAGNLEKLKFAIDFGADAVYLGGKDFNLRAKANNFTLTEMAEGIEYAHKKGKKVYITLNAFARNSDFEKIEEFIDKVKDLSPDAFIVSDLGVLATVKEKAPEIDVHISTQANTTNYRAVKVYQSLGVKRIVLARELSIDEIKEIKDLVPEMEIEVFVHGSMCMAYSGRCLLSNYLSTRDSNKGACSQSCRWRYYIVEETRPGEYMPIEEDEKGTYIFNSKDLCALPLLPELLDAGVDSLKIEGRVKSAYYVAVTTSVYKKAVDLLKKDREKFKEELPLLLEELTKVSHRPYTTGFLNKNEEILQHYETSSYIRNYKFLAVFKDGIWNVRNQFKRGDEVEIFTPSAKSFRAKIEKISLLKGEKEEAVEVVHPNQLAKIEFNQPVSLSENTILRRKEV, encoded by the coding sequence ATGAAGCCAGAAGTTCTCGCTCCTGCTGGAAATTTGGAAAAGTTAAAGTTTGCAATTGATTTTGGAGCTGACGCCGTGTACTTAGGAGGAAAAGATTTTAACCTTAGAGCAAAAGCAAACAATTTTACTCTTACCGAAATGGCTGAAGGTATAGAATATGCCCATAAAAAGGGAAAAAAAGTTTACATCACTCTAAACGCCTTTGCGAGAAATAGCGACTTTGAGAAGATAGAGGAATTTATCGATAAAGTAAAAGACCTCTCTCCCGACGCTTTCATAGTTTCAGACTTAGGAGTTCTTGCAACTGTTAAGGAGAAAGCCCCCGAAATTGATGTTCACATCAGTACTCAAGCAAATACAACAAATTATAGAGCTGTGAAGGTTTATCAAAGTCTTGGAGTGAAAAGGATAGTTCTTGCAAGGGAACTTTCAATAGACGAGATAAAGGAAATAAAAGATCTTGTTCCTGAAATGGAAATTGAGGTTTTTGTCCATGGATCAATGTGTATGGCATATTCTGGAAGGTGCCTTCTTTCAAATTACCTTTCTACAAGAGACAGTAATAAAGGGGCGTGTTCCCAAAGTTGTAGATGGAGGTACTACATTGTCGAAGAAACAAGACCAGGTGAGTATATGCCAATAGAGGAAGATGAGAAGGGAACTTATATCTTTAACTCTAAAGACCTATGTGCTTTACCTTTACTTCCTGAACTTTTAGATGCTGGTGTTGATTCTCTGAAGATAGAAGGTAGAGTAAAAAGTGCATATTACGTAGCTGTTACAACAAGCGTTTATAAAAAAGCTGTTGACCTTCTAAAAAAAGATAGGGAAAAGTTTAAAGAGGAATTACCCCTTCTTTTAGAAGAACTTACAAAAGTTAGTCACAGACCCTACACAACTGGTTTTCTAAATAAAAACGAAGAAATCCTTCAACATTACGAAACAAGTTCTTACATTAGAAACTACAAGTTTTTGGCAGTGTTTAAAGACGGAATATGGAACGTTAGAAACCAATTTAAAAGAGGCGATGAAGTGGAAATTTTTACTCCAAGTGCCAAAAGTTTCAGAGCAAAAATAGAGAAAATAAGTCTCCTAAAAGGTGAAAAAGAAGAAGCAGTAGAAGTTGTTCATCCTAACCAACTTGCTAAGATAGAGTTTAATCAACCAGTTTCTCTTTCAGAAAATACAATCTTAAGAAGGAAAGAGGTTTAA
- the rplI gene encoding 50S ribosomal protein L9 produces the protein MEIILLRDMENLGKVGDIVRVKDGYARNYLIPSGIALPATKSNIARVRNELKALQKKVQRMIERYKELAEKLSSARIVIEHEAGEEGKLFGSVTTSQIEKALHKAGFEDVEKRQIVLEKPIREVGTYEIKIHLFKDIEATITVDVVPLKK, from the coding sequence ATGGAGATCATCTTACTTAGAGATATGGAAAACCTTGGAAAAGTTGGAGATATCGTCAGAGTTAAAGATGGATATGCAAGAAATTATTTGATCCCTTCTGGAATTGCTCTTCCAGCTACAAAATCTAACATTGCAAGAGTTAGAAACGAGCTTAAGGCTCTTCAAAAGAAAGTCCAAAGAATGATTGAAAGATACAAAGAACTTGCTGAGAAACTATCCTCTGCAAGAATTGTTATTGAACATGAAGCTGGAGAAGAAGGAAAGCTCTTTGGTTCTGTTACAACTTCTCAAATTGAGAAAGCTTTACACAAAGCTGGATTTGAGGACGTTGAAAAGAGACAAATAGTTCTCGAGAAACCTATTAGAGAAGTTGGAACATATGAAATAAAAATCCATCTTTTTAAAGATATAGAGGCTACTATTACTGTTGATGTTGTTCCTTTAAAGAAGTAA
- a CDS encoding 50S ribosomal protein L25 produces the protein MKVVNLKATRREKTGKGVARKLRREGLLPAVIYGGGRPEATHIAVPASDIRKLKHHHGLIKLDIEGEERMCILKDIQYNWLGDVLIHVDFQEIKMDETITTVVELEFVGTPVGVSEEGGVLEIMKREVEIETLPNNIPEKLVVDISNLRAGDALHVGDLPTPEGVKIVDNPEETVVVVAEPEEAEAAETEEEATSEQ, from the coding sequence ATGAAAGTAGTAAACCTGAAAGCTACCCGCAGAGAGAAGACAGGGAAAGGGGTAGCAAGAAAACTACGCAGGGAAGGCCTTCTGCCAGCCGTTATCTACGGTGGTGGAAGACCAGAGGCAACACACATTGCCGTTCCTGCAAGCGACATTAGAAAGCTTAAGCACCACCACGGTCTCATCAAGCTTGACATTGAAGGCGAAGAGAGGATGTGTATCCTCAAGGACATCCAGTACAACTGGCTTGGAGATGTTCTAATTCACGTAGACTTTCAAGAAATCAAGATGGACGAGACTATTACAACAGTTGTTGAGCTTGAGTTTGTAGGTACACCGGTTGGAGTGTCTGAAGAAGGTGGTGTCTTAGAAATCATGAAAAGGGAAGTTGAAATTGAAACACTTCCAAACAACATTCCTGAAAAGCTTGTTGTGGATATTTCCAACCTTCGTGCGGGAGATGCCCTCCACGTTGGAGACTTGCCTACTCCAGAAGGGGTTAAAATTGTTGATAACCCAGAAGAAACAGTTGTTGTTGTAGCTGAGCCAGAGGAAGCTGAAGCTGCTGAAACCGAAGAAGAGGCTACAAGCGAACAATGA
- a CDS encoding type II secretion system F family protein, translated as MPIYSYVGKDILGRKRKGKVEADNLELAENIVRSRGIIYIESLKEDKSIFNTELKVPISFGKKIKGQDILIFTRQLYAMVQAGISLVAALKVIKEQVTNPELKNIVEDLASHIEEGGRFSTALSKYRDVFGDLYISMIRAAEEAGTLDTTLGRLADYIEKIEKLKGKIKSAMFYPVFTLIIATVIVVGILVFVIPTFKNLYASLGGQLPALTQMIIKASDFLRNYVGWGIVGLVVFIIIFKRLRRIEKIKFFLDQLILRVPIFGELVLKSSVANFSTTLSSMIASGINILDALDIAIDTSTNEVVKKAIRNVRDQVERGVSLSIALARNKIFPPMLINMVAIGEEAGTLDEMLAKVAEFYEEEVDRTVDGLTSLIEPMMMLFIGGIIGFIIVAMYLPIFKMGELMK; from the coding sequence ATGCCTATCTACTCTTATGTTGGTAAAGATATTTTAGGAAGGAAGCGAAAGGGAAAAGTCGAGGCGGATAACCTTGAACTTGCAGAAAACATTGTTCGGTCTAGGGGAATTATTTACATTGAAAGTTTAAAAGAAGATAAATCTATCTTTAATACAGAACTCAAAGTTCCAATATCCTTTGGTAAAAAGATAAAAGGACAGGATATTCTTATTTTTACCCGTCAGCTCTATGCAATGGTTCAAGCAGGAATTTCCCTCGTTGCTGCCCTTAAAGTTATCAAAGAGCAGGTGACAAACCCTGAACTAAAAAATATTGTAGAAGACTTAGCTTCTCATATAGAAGAGGGAGGAAGATTTTCTACAGCTTTATCAAAGTACAGAGATGTTTTCGGAGATCTATACATAAGCATGATAAGAGCGGCAGAAGAAGCGGGAACTCTTGATACAACTCTTGGAAGGCTTGCCGATTACATAGAAAAAATAGAAAAGTTGAAGGGAAAAATAAAAAGTGCGATGTTCTATCCTGTTTTTACTCTTATAATAGCTACAGTAATAGTAGTTGGTATTCTAGTATTTGTAATACCGACCTTTAAGAACCTTTATGCAAGCTTGGGAGGTCAACTTCCTGCTTTAACCCAGATGATCATAAAAGCCAGTGATTTCCTACGGAACTACGTTGGTTGGGGTATTGTAGGTCTAGTAGTTTTCATTATCATATTTAAGAGATTAAGAAGAATAGAAAAAATCAAATTCTTCTTAGATCAACTCATTCTCCGAGTTCCAATATTTGGTGAGTTAGTCTTAAAGTCAAGTGTAGCAAACTTTTCAACAACCTTATCTTCTATGATTGCAAGTGGAATTAACATACTTGATGCACTAGACATTGCAATAGATACATCAACCAACGAAGTTGTAAAAAAGGCAATAAGGAACGTGAGAGATCAGGTAGAAAGGGGAGTGAGTCTCTCTATAGCCCTTGCAAGGAATAAAATATTCCCCCCAATGCTTATTAACATGGTTGCAATTGGAGAGGAAGCTGGAACACTTGACGAAATGCTGGCAAAAGTCGCAGAGTTCTACGAAGAGGAAGTTGACAGAACAGTTGACGGTCTGACATCTCTCATAGAACCTATGATGATGCTTTTCATTGGAGGAATTATTGGTTTCATTATAGTTGCTATGTATCTACCTATCTTCAAGATGGGAGAACTTATGAAATAA
- the rpsF gene encoding 30S ribosomal protein S6 → MREYYYEMVYILRPTMSDEEIEKGIEKVNSYVQRYNGEVLLIDKWGRRELAYPINDYDKGYYVLEYIRTNDRDFVKNMENFFRINEDVLRFLTFRLKPSEVKELKEKLAAKETKKEEAASNENKGEE, encoded by the coding sequence ATGAGGGAGTACTATTACGAAATGGTTTACATACTAAGACCAACAATGTCTGATGAGGAGATTGAGAAGGGAATAGAGAAAGTTAATTCCTACGTTCAAAGATACAACGGAGAAGTTCTTCTTATTGATAAGTGGGGAAGAAGAGAACTCGCTTATCCAATCAACGACTATGATAAGGGATACTACGTTCTTGAGTACATAAGAACAAACGACAGAGATTTTGTTAAAAATATGGAGAACTTCTTTAGAATTAATGAGGACGTTCTAAGATTTCTAACCTTCAGACTTAAGCCTTCTGAAGTTAAAGAGCTAAAGGAAAAGCTTGCTGCAAAAGAAACTAAAAAAGAAGAGGCGGCTTCTAACGAGAATAAGGGAGAAGAGTAA